Proteins found in one Venturia canescens isolate UGA chromosome 6, ASM1945775v1, whole genome shotgun sequence genomic segment:
- the LOC122412810 gene encoding osteoclast-stimulating factor 1-like, with the protein MAAKISPGGSEPTEDLLQHRQVQPPKPVSRPGKVKVVRALYKYTARNADELSFEEGQLLYVQEHETDPNWWRAKSRSNQGLVPANYVEEQTEEIEMPLHEAARRGNISYLKECLSEGVSSTGLDTAGNTALYWASRTGHIDCVRELLSQRNPPLDAQNKMGDTPLHVAANHGYLEVVELLLQAGADPTLWNNDRLLAEELASDYPIKNTIQMYRKHNNFANHGYNIDDYNDESD; encoded by the exons ATGGCGGCCAAAATAAGTCCAGGAGGGAGCGAACCGACGGAAGACTTGCTGCAGCATCGTCAAGTTCAGCCTCCGAAACCAGTTTCCAGACCAG GAAAAGTCAAAGTAGTGAGAGCACTTTACAAATACACCGCTCGAAAT GCCGATGAACTGTCATTTGAAGAAGGTCAGCTGTTGTATGTCCAGGAACATGAAACAGATCCAAATTGGTGGAGAGCCAAGTCAAGATCGAACCAAGGCCTTGTTCCAGCCAATTATG TGGAAGAACAGACAGAAGAAATTGAGATGCCGCTCCACGAGGCAGCCAGACGAGGTAATATTTCCTACTTGAAGGAATGCCTGAGCGAAGGGGTGTCTTCAACAGGTTTAGATACAGCTGGGAATACAGCATTGTACTGGGCATCACGAACAGGCCACATTGACTGCGTCAGGGAGCTTTTAAGCCAGCGAAATCCTCCGCTGGATGCTCAG AATAAAATGGGTGATACTCCACTTCACGTCGCTGCCAATCACGGATATCTCGAAGTCGTCGAATTACTGTTACAAGCTGGTGCTGATCCTACTCTCTGGAACAATGATCGACTTTTGGCCGAGGAATTGGCCAGCGATTATCCCATCAAAAATACCATACAGATGTATAGGAAACACAATAATTTCGCGAATCATGGATACAACATAGACGATTACAACGACGAAAGTGACTGA
- the LOC122412808 gene encoding uncharacterized protein — protein MRKWYQACLATIALLSLGALVVYRHEYNKLRYVLEVLNYFGNRDGARCNETWTTMNEGNLQHHDSSENFAEPIPSWQRLTNEIYVYSAYRTNVGKVKAVSIAKFRQFPSLILSCDILYLENDQIGYLPGKLSYESIDLSAGEKIVAQKDRYSNNTYKALNLVCNFKENEPYKIITAVKFSTNSHVSPGRAKNNGMTIMLPVRESKIRTDDTKDTSSINNEMIAGVCVASFDLNPVISRDIADFITFHTFLGIDRFIVYDFGGTAPKFTDLTEWPMSKSSGVPLMSRLATYTTLPWNFPFSKVPPDVVRSIVHTDCLYRTRRKVDIIVTLTWDEYIVSKYHSTIAKLFSDFEKTDFVANRYKISTNNLCIDQTDDTPKIYTYEKFMDIDPIFIYRQLKNSHLKESIETNITTRDPSPELIVINRYEDNCDRNSKNKKAEFRAASLDDYVGKFSKLLINSTSL, from the coding sequence ATGCGTAAGTGGTATCAAGCATGTTTGGCGACAATCGCATTACTGAGTCTTGGCGCGTTGGTCGTTTATAGACACGAGTACAATAAACTTCGATATGTTCTCGAGGTACTGAATTATTTTGGTAATCGAGATGGTGCACGTTGCAATGAGACTTGGACAACGATGAATGAGGGAAATCTGCAGCATCATGACAGCAGTGAAAATTTTGCTGAGCCAATTCCCTCATGGCAAAGATTAACCAACGAAATTTACGTGTATTCCGCTTATCGAACAAATGTCGGAAAAGTTAAGGCAGTGAGCATAGCAAAATTTAGGCAATTTCCTTCGTTGATACTTTCTTGCGATATTTTGTACCTTGAAAATGATCAAATTGGGTATCTTCCTGGAAAATTGTCATATGAATCAATTGATTTATCGGctggggaaaaaattgttgcacAAAAAGACAGATACAGCAATAATACATACAAGGCTCTCAACTTGGTTTGTAATTTCAAAGAGAATGAGCCGTATAAGATTATAACCgcagtcaaattttcaacaaataGCCATGTTAGTCCAGGAAGggcaaaaaataatggaatgaCAATAATGCTGCCAGTGAGAGAATCAAAAATTCGAACAGACGACACCAAGGATACCAGCAGCATAAATAATGAGATGATTGCTGGTGTGTGTGTCGCTTCCTTCGATTTAAATCCTGTGATTTCCAGAGATATAGCAGATTTTATAACTTTTCATACGTTCCTTGGTATCGATCGATTCATTGTTTACGATTTCGGTGGTACAGCTCCCAAATTCACTGACCTAACGGAATGGCCAATGTCAAAAAGTTCTGGTGTTCCATTGATGTCGAGGCTTGCAACTTACACAACATTGCCATGGAATTTCCCGTTTAGCAAAGTTCCCCCCGACGTTGTTCGAAGCATTGTACATACAGATTGTCTCTATCGTACTCGTAGGAAAGTCGACATCATTGTGACACTGACCTGGGACGAATACATTGTCTCCAAATATCATTCTACAATAGCCAAATTATTCTCAGATTTTGAGAAAACCGATTTTGTCGCTAATCGTTATAAGATATCGACGAATAATTTATGCATCGATCAGACCGACGATACCCCAAAAATATATACGtacgaaaaattcatggatATCGatcctatttttatttatcgccaATTAAAAAATAGCCATTTGAAAGAATCGATCGAAACTAATATAACAACGCGAGATCCGAGTCCCGAACTTATAGTTATTAATAGATACGAAGATAATTGCGATCGCaacagtaaaaataaaaaggcgGAGTTCCGAGCCGCTTCTCTCGATGATTACGTTGGaaagttttcaaaattgttaataaactCGACGTCGCtctaa